Below is a window of Chloroflexia bacterium SDU3-3 DNA.
GATCCACGAGCAGTCGGTGGTGAAGGCCAACGGCCAGCCGTTCGAGATCGAGTTCATCCAGTGGCTGACGATCCGCAACGGCAAGATCGTGCGCTGGAAATCCTACACCGACCCGTCGCCGATTATCGTGGCGCTGCGCGGCGCGTGATCGCCAGAGGGAGAACCGCCATGGAACAACAGCTGATTCAAGCGGTGCGGGCGCATAGCCTCGCCGATGTGCAGGCGCTCACCCAGGCCGGGGCAAGCCCCAGCGCCCGCGACGCCGAGAGCGGCCTGACCGCGCTGATGCTGGCCGCATGCCAGGCCGACACCGCGATCGCGCTGCACCTCATCCAGGCCGGTGCCGATGTGTTTGCGGTGGACAGCCGCGCGGGCGCGTCGGCGCTGCACAAGGCCTGCCAGGGCGGCAGCATCGAGATCGTGCGGGCGCTGGTGGGCGCGGGGGCCTTTGTCGACCAGGTGGCGGTGACCACCGGCCACACCCCGCTGATGGACGCGCTCTGGTTCAAGTGGCCCGAGATCGTGGGCTTTCTGCTCGACAGCGGCGCGACGCTGCACCTCAGCACGCACTACGGCTTCTCGCTGCTTGAGCACTTCCAGTACGAGCTGAATGTGACCGTGATCGGTAAGGAGCGGCTGTTCCAGGCCGATGCGCTGCTGAAACAGCGCCAGCAGGATGACCAGCAGAAGATCGATCGGCAGCAGCTGATGGCGGCGGTGGTCGCCGATGATCTGGCCGAGGTGCAGCGGCTGCTGGCCGCAGGCGCGGCGGTCGACGAGCGCTACCCGCTAGTGAATAGCTTTAACGACGGCCACACCCCCCTGCTGGTGGCCGCGCGCGATGGCCGCACCGCGATTGTGGCCGCGCTGCTGTGGGCTGGGGCCGATGTGAACGCCACCGAGCCGACCTTTGGCGCGGTGCCGCTGCACAAGGCCGTCTACAACGGCCACGCCGAGATCACCCGCATGCTGGTGCGCCAGCCGGGCGTGCTGCTCGACTTCCAAGGGGCCACCAATGGCTACACACCCCTGCACGACTCGCTCTGGCACGGCTTCGACGAGTGCGCGACGGCGCTGGTCACGGCGGGCGCGCGGCTCGACCTGCGTGGCCACGACGGCAAGATGCCGCTCGACCTGGCGCGCGAGGTGTTTGGCCCGCAGCACCCGATCGTGTCGCTTATCCGCGCACATGTCGAGCCGCTAGTCGATATCATGGTGTAGTTAGGGATTACCATCCGACAAGGGAACTAGAGGAGGCCGCTATGCTGTTCTATGTTCAGATGCGCTGGAACCACGAGGGACGCCTCTCGCTCGACGAGCTGTGGGATGTGGAGAAGAAAGAGACCGAGCACGCCCAGCAGACCATCGACGACCATCTGGTGGTGGGTATCTGGAAGGTTGCGGCGCAGCGCCGCGTGATCGCGGTGGTGGACATGCCCTCGGCAGAGGAGCTGGACCGCACCGCGCTGGGGCGGCTGCCCATGCGCGAGTACCTGGAGTTCGAGGTGGTCTGGCCGCTGCGCGACTACCTGGGCTTCGCCAAGGATGTGGATGCCCACTACCGCGTCTAGAGCTGGTAGCGCCTGCGACATAGCGCACCCCTATCGGCGGGCCGGAGATTCGCGCTCCCCCGCCCCGAAGGAGCCGAGCCATATGTCTCGATCACACCGTAGGATGGCTGTCCGCCTGGTGTGGCTAGGGGTTACTGTGGCCAGCTGGGCCGCGCTGGCGGCCTGCGCCGCTGGCCCCACCGCCAGCGCGGCCCAGGGCAGCGAGCCAGCCGCCGCGCCCACCCAGCCCGCCCAGGCCCCGACCACCACCGCAACCTTCCTGCCGCTGGTCACCCAGCCGCAGGCCAGCGAAGGAGAAACCCCCGTGCCGACACACGCGCCGACCGCCACCGCCACCGCCGATCTGCTCGCCCAGCCGCAGTGCTACTTCGACGCCGTCGCCAGCGAAGATCTGGATGCGCTGGGCGAGTGCTTCACCCCCGACGCCGAGATTATCGATGTGGGTCGCCACATCCGCGGGGTCGATGCCATCCGCACCTGGGCCGACAACGAGGTGCTGGGTGGCCGCTACAGCATCCTTGAGCGCACCGCCACCGGCGCGCAGCAGGTGCGCATGCTGGTGCGCTTCACCCCGCCTGGCTCCTCGGGGGGCTTCCGCGCCTACTACACCTTCGATCTGGCTGGCGGCAAGATTACCCGCGCCGATCTTCAGTACGCCTAGCGCACCCCAGGCTTGCGCCTGCTGCCTCGGCCTTGGTGTCGCTCTGCTGGCTCCGCCACCAGAGCGCGCCAGGGCCGTGATTCGTCGTATGCTATGCTGCACCCAACCTTCCTTTTTGTGAGATGAAGAGGTTCCCCTATGAGCGAAAAGACGGTAGCGCTGGTCACCGGTGCGAATCGTGGGATCGGGCTGGAGGTCTGTCGGCAGCTTGCCCAGCGCGGCATAACGGTGCTGCTTGGGTCGCGCGATCTGCGCAAGGGCGAGCAGGCGGCTAGCACCCTAGCCCGAGCTGGCGGCGAGATCTACGCGCGCCAGCTCGATGTGGCCGACGAAGATTCGATCCGCGCGCTGGCGCAGTGGGCCGAGGCCGAGCTGGGCCATATCGACATTTTGGTCAACAACGCGGCGATCTTCTACGACACGTGGCAGCACGCCTCCCACGCCGATCTGGCGATCGTGCAGGCCGCCTTCGACACCAACACGCTTGGGGCGTGGCGCATGTGCCGCAGCTTCCTGCCGCTGCTGCGCCGAAGCGGCGGGGCGCGGATCGTAAATGTGTCGAGCGGGGCGGGCGCGCTGGGCGACCTGAGCGGGGCGACCCCAGCCTACGCGATCTCGAAGGTGGCCCTGAACGCGCTCACGATCATGCTGGCCGCCGAGCTGCGGGGCAGCGGCATCCTGGTGAACGCGGTCTGCCCGGGGTGGGTCGCCACCGAGATGGGCGGCGCGGGCGGGCGTCCGGTGTCCGAAGGTGCGGCAGGCGTTGTCTGGGCGGCCACGCTGCCCAGCGGCGGGCCATCCGGCGGCTTCTTTCGCGATGGCCGCCCGATCGCGTGGTAGCCTAACCCGCGATCTCCTGGTAGAGCTGCACCAGCCACGGCGAGGGGTCGGCCCCCAGCTCCTCGATCAGCCGCGAGCAGAACTTCTGGTAGATGCTGATCGCGTGCTTTCGGTCGCCCAGCTGGGCGCTGCAGCGCATCGCGCCTGCGGTGGCCACCTCGCGCATGCCGTCCTCTTCCAGCACCTGGCTGTAGATCTGGAATGCCTCGTGCGGGTGCGTTTTCTCCTTGATCAGCGCCAGCGCCTCGCGCAGGGCCAGCACCCGCCGATGCAGGGCGATGCGCCGCTGGTTGAGCCAGCGCGACTCGTGGTGGATGTGGCTGAGGAAGCTGCCGTGGTACAGCGCGATCTTTTCCTGTAGGCCCTCGATCTGATGGTAGGTCAGCGGCTCTTCGAGCCGCCAGACATCGTAGTCGACGAGGTTCCAGTCGAGCGTCAGCTGGCAGTGCCCCTGGTGCAGGCGGATGGGCAGCATCGTGCTGCGTCGCAGGCGGCTGAGCGACTGGCGCAGCGCGTCGGATGAGTAGTCTTGGTCGCCCCACACATCCTCCCACAGCCGCAGCGCCGCGATCCCCGCCGCGCCCGCCTCCAGCAGCCGCATCATCACCAGCAGGTCGAGCGGGCGCGGTGCCAGCGGCACCTGCTGGTGATTGTGGGCCAGCGCGCAGCTGCCCAGCGCAGAAAACCTCCACACCGGTGCAGCCTGCTTGCCGCTGGCTGCCTCCGCTCGCACAGGAATGGCTGGCAGCGGCGGACTGTCGGCCTGGCTGTGCGCTATCGCTGGGCTGCCAGTCAGCTGCCCCAGGATCTTGCTGGCCAATGGGCTTGGGGCGGCGGCAGCCAGCAGACCGCGAGCGCGCTGGCACTGGATGGCCAGCAGCGGGTGCAGATGCGCCACTGGCGCGGCGCGCTCAAGCTGCGCCCAGTAGTTCTTTGCCGCTTCCCAGCCGCTCAGCTGGTAGGCCGCCAGCGCCTGCAGCAGCAGCAGCTGGGCCTTGTCGTGGCGGGCGGTGGTGGCATCCACGCCGATCGCCTGTGCGATCGCCAGCTGGTCGTGCGGGTCGGGGCTGGCGATCGCCTGTGCGATCTGCTGGGTGTACTGATGTGGGCTGGCCTGGCCATGGGGCAGCGCGCTCAGCTGCGCCTGCCACAGTTCTATGCTGTGTTGATCGCCAAGCAGCGCAGCGCAGCGTAGCGCCCCGGCGATCGCGTAGCTGTGCTCGTGCGGCATGTTCTGCTGCGCGGCGTAGCCCGCCGCTTTCCGGTAGCGCTCGTGCGCCTGCACGAGATCGGCCTCGATCAGCGCCAGATCGGCGAAGGTGTTCAGCACCAGCAGCCTGCCGCGCACATACATGTGGCACTCGGCCAGCTCATAGGCTAGCTCAAGGTAGCGGCGCGCATCGGCCATGTTGCCCTTCTCGATCGCCACCCAGGCGCTGTTGTTCAGCGTGATGATCCGCCGGTGCGGGTACCTTAGCAGGTTCCAGGTCGCCTGGGCCTGGTCGAGATAGTATGCTGAGTCTGCTAGGTTTCCCGCCTCGGCAAATACCAGCCCCAGCAGGTCGTAGAGGTGCGCCAGCGTGATCGGCTCGCGCCGTGTGGAGTTGATGCTGTGCTGGCTGATCGCCTGCTTGAGGTGGGCGATCGCGCCCGCGCGATCGTGCTGGATCAGCGCCACGCGGCCAGCAAGCTCGTAGTACAAGCCCAGCAGGTGCGCTGGCAGCGCCGCCAGATCGATCGCCTGCAGCAGGCTCTGGGCGCGCGCCTCGCGCTTCAGGCAGGCGATCAGCACCTCGTAGAGCGTGGCCTCCACGATCAGGTCGGGGTTGCCGCTGACCATGGCCTGCTGGATGAACATATAGGCGGTGTTCCAGTCCACGATCTCGATCGCAAGCCGGATCTGCAGCAGGATGATCGCGACGGGCAGCGGTGCCATGGCGCGCAGCTGCATGATCCACTGGATCAGCTGGGTCTGCCTGCCCTCGCGCCGCATGTCGGGCGCGATGCAGATCACCAGCTCGTGCAGCCGCTCGATATCCTGCAGCAGCAGCAGGGTCGCGAAGGCGTAGGCGCACTCGCCCCACTGCTGGTAGCACACGGCGGCCCGCCGCAGCAGCGCCTCGCCGTGCTCGCCGCTGCGTTTGAGCATGCCGATCAGAAACTGGCCGAAGAGCGGGTGAAAGGTGTGGAAGTCGTGCTGGATATCGATGAACAGGTTGTGGTGCTCGATCTCGCTGATCAGCTGCGCCGAGTCTTGCTGCGCGCGCAGCTGGTCGCAGCGCGCCGCGCTGAAGCGGTTGAGCGCCGCAATATCGATCAAAAAGGCCTGCAGCGGCGCGGGCAGCGTATTGAAGACATGCTCGCGCAGAAATGTGACCACTTGGGTATGCCCTACCCGCTCAAGGATGTTCTCTAGGTTGGCCCGGCCGCTGCTGCGCTTCCAGTCCTCTAGCGCCAGCACCAGCGCCACTGGCCACCCGCGCGACCAGTCGGCCATGCGCTGCGCGATCGCCGTGTCGATATGCAGCATATAGCGGGCCTGCCCAAGCTCGATGATCTCGTCGGGGGTGAAGGCCAGCACATCGGTGTTCAGAATGCGCAGGTAGCCCTGGATCTGCAGGTTGACCATGAACGGCATGACGGTGCGCGACAGGATCACGATCCGCAGCTGCTTCACATGCTGCACCAGCAGCAGCAGCAGGCTGCAGATCGCCTGAATCTGTGGCGGCGTGGCGGTGGCGATGTGCCGGAAGTTGTCGAAGATAAAGATCAGTGGGTGCTGCTGCGGCCCCAGCTGGCCGATCAGCTGGTGGATCAGCGGGCGGAGCGCGCTATGCTGGTGCTGCTGGGGGAGCTGCGCCTGTAGCTGGTCGTGGAGCGCTTGCAGCTGGGGGTGGTGTGGTCGCAGCTCGCCGATCAGCGAGGAAAGAAAAACAAACGGGTCATGGTCGGCCTCCTCAAGCGAGATCCAACAGAAAGAGGTGTTGGCTTCGCTGCCTTGGTGCGACCAGTTGACGAGCGCTGTGGTCTTGCCCCACCCTGGTGGTGTCGCAAGCACCGTGATCGGTGCCTCGCCCAGGGCGCTATCAATCTCACGCACCAGCCGCTTGCGTTCAAGGGAGTATGGCACCATAGGGGGCGGCTCAAGTTTTTGATAGAGCATGCTCAAAGCTACGCCCTAGATTGGAGATAGGGTATCTTTCGCAGCAATTTTTGCCGCAGATAAGTTAGAAAAGAATGATATAAAATATATATATTAACACGAATTAAATGAAAGGCGCCTTTTTATCGGCGCAATCAAGCCTATATATTTGATATATAGGCTTGATTTATTGGATTATAGAAAGTTTGGATGAATTTATGGTGATACTATACAGTAAAACGGGTAGTCAAAAAATCAGTCTTTTGTATTATGTTATAGGAGTGTAATTTACTTTGCGTCAAAAAGTAAATTTTATTTAGGGACACTTAATAATGCAAGTGTAGAAAATTCATGACATTGATAATTTTAGCCTATAAGGAACGAATCAATACTACACCTTTAAATTAACCTTGTCAAGATGTATAGGAATGTGATGTGGAAGTATATAGTATGGTGTTATCGTTATGATATTTACCTGAAAAGGACTTTTGTATATGTAAAAAACAACGTATAAATGCCCTTTTTAATTTCTCTTGGGGCTAGGCTTTTGCGCTGTTCTGCCCATAGCTATGCCTATATCCCGCTGCTTTGATAGGCAGCCCGTGGCGGCGAATCGGCACGATTCGCCGCCACGGGCTGGCCGCTTGGGCGGGCTAGGCCACCATGTCCCGCGTCACCTCGATCAAGTCGCGCAGCATGGCCGCCGCCGTGGGCTGGGGGCCGCGCTCCAGGGTCTGGAAGCTAAGCCGCCCGGCGATGTCGGTGTGGAACACCACGCCCATCTCGTCGGCGCTCATGCGGGCCAGCGGGTGCTCCAGCGGCAGCGCGGTGGGGCGCACGCTCAGGTCGTAGCGGCCATGCTCGCCCACGGCGGCGCGGCACAGCAGCACCACGCGCATGCCGCGCTCCTGGGCGGCGGACAGATCCTGCGCGCCCAGCCGCGTGATGCCCATCACCTCCACATCATCCAGCGTGGTAGGCTGGCCCAGCACGGCGTTGGCGAAGATCACCAGCTTGTTGGCCGCATCCCAGCCTTCGATGTCCAGCGTGGGGTCGGTCTCGGCCAGCCCGCGCTGCTGGGCGTCGCGCAGCGCGTCGGCGAAGCTGCCGCCCTGCTCCATGGCGCGCAGGATGATCTGGGTGGTGCCGTTGAACACCGCCTCCACCTGCACGATGTTGGTGCCGCGCAGGTCGCGCCAGCCCACATTCACCGAGGGCAAGAAGCCGCCCACGCAGGCGCTGAAGCGCAGCCGGGGGTTGCTGGCCACGCCGCCCAGATCGCTGCGGGTGGCCAGCTCGCCGTAGGCCAGCGCCACCGGCCCCTTGTTGGCGATCACCACGTGCATGCCAGCGGCCAGCGCGGCGCGGGTGGTGTCCAGCCCTGGCTGGGCCGTCTTCAGATCCACCGGTGTGGCCTCCATCAGCACGTCAGCCTTCACGGCGGCGATCAAGGCCGCGCCGCCCAGGCCGGGCCGCCCCACGCCGGGCAGGCTGGCCACGCTCTGGCCCGCCTGCTTGGCCGCCACCAGCGCCTCTAGATCCAGCCCCTGCGGCTCCACCGCAGCCCCGCCCGAGTCGCTTGCGCCCACCACCGCGATCTTCAGCCCGTAGCGCTCCTCCAGCAGCCGCCGCTGGTGAAAGAAGATCGCGATTAGGCTGCGGTTCACATTGCCCAGCCCAGCCAGCACAAGTCGTACAGTCCTTGCCATGGTGCTCTCCTTCAAACATGGTGCGCCGCGCCGCTGGCAGCCCTCTGCCGTCGGCGCGGCGCATCTACCGCAGCATCTTAGCGGATTTTCACACCCGCGCAAGGCAGGCGCGCTAGGCGGCCCTGCGCCCGATCACGCCGTTGGCCAGCAGGATGCCTAGCACCACCAGCAGCAGCCCGGCGATCGTGTTGAGGTAGACCGGCTCGCGCAGGATGGCCGCGCCATAGATCAGGGCCAGCGGCGTGACCATGTAGGTGACCATGCTGGTGCGGGTCGCGCCGATGTGGTCGATCAGCCAGTAGTAGAGGATGTAGGCCACCGCCGTGCAGAACAGCGCCAGCGCCACCACCGCGCCCAGCGGCCCCGCTGGCGGCAGCTGGGTGGGCAGGCCGTGCCGCAGCAGCGCTATGGGCACCAGTGCCACCGCCGCGCACACGAACTGGCCCACCGCCACCGTGCGCGCCGGGATGCCCGCGAAGGCGCGGCGGGTGTAGATGCCGCTCACGCCATAGCAAAACGCCGCGCCCATCACCGCCAGGTGGCTCAGCAGGTTGCTGCCGATCGTCAGGTTCTCAATGCCCACCGCCACCACCACGCCCACGAAGCCCAGCGCCAGCCCGAACAGCTTCAGCGGCGAGAATCGCTCGCCGCGCATCCAGAAGTAGGCGATCAGCGCGGTGAACAGCGGCGTGGTGCCGTTGAGGATCGAGGCCATGCCGCTGGAGATCTCCTGCTCGCCCCAGGTGATCAGCGAGAACGGGATGGCCAGCCCCACCACGCCAGTCACGGCGAAGTCGCGCCAGATCTTCCAGCCCCTGGGCAGGCGCTCGCCGCTGGCGCGGGCCACGCCCAGCAGCACGATGGCGGCGATGGTAAGCCGCGTGGCCACCAGCGCATCCGGCGGCATGCCGGTGACGCCGATCTTGATGAACAGGAACGACGCGCCCCACAGCAGCGCGAGGCCGATAAAGGCCAGCAGGGCTGGCGAGAGCGCTTTGCGCAGGGCTGATGTGGGGGCGGCGGCGTAGGGGGTATCTTGAGCCTTCATCCTTGGTCCTTTCTGGGGTCTGCGGCATGCCGAAGCAAAAAGAAGAAATAGCGAAGCGGGGCCGTTTCGCCCCACCAGATTGTACCTCTGGTGGACGAAAGCGGCCCCGCTGGCGTCTGGCCCCATAGGTGGCGGCCAAGGATTGCGCTGTGTGGGCGCGCGCTAGATCATCGAGACGATCGAGCCGACGATGGCCAGCACGAACAGCGCCACCATGCCCAGCACGATCAGGTTCAGCGGGTTGCTCCAGCGCCAGTGGCCCTCGGTGTCCAGCGGCATGTTCGAGCTGTGGATGAGCTCGTGCTGAGCTAGGCTCTCGGTGTGCTCAAGCATCAGCGAGTCGAGGATGTTCTGGCTGGTCTGGGCGGTCTCGGCGTAGCGCGGCATCGGGTTTGCGTTGATCATTGTAAAACTCCCTTGTTTTCCCTGCTCATCGCAGTGGTAGTAGTTGACATATAGTGGGTGAGGCTCGTAGGGTGTGTGCTACTCGCGCTCGGGAATGGGTACGTTTGGCGTCTCAAAGGGCGACGATGTGGCCAGGATGGTGAGCGTGCGCCGCACCCCGTGGGTGTGGCGGATCTGGCGGTGGAGGATGTCCTCCAGCGACTGCGGGCTGGTGGCGCGCACCTTCAGCAGAAAGCACCACTCGCCGATCAGGTTGTGCAGCTCCTGCACGCCCGAGATCTTGCAGAGGTTCTTGCCGACCTCCTCAAGCTCGCAGCCTGCAACCGACTCGATGAAGATGAAGGCCGTGACCGGCAAATTCACCCGCAGCGGGTCGAGGATGGCGGTGTAGCCTTTGATGTAGCCCGCCTCTTCGAGCAGCTTGACGCGGCGCTGAACCGTGGGCGGCGTCAGTTCGACTTTCTGCGCCAGGTCGGTGATCGACATACGCCCGTCGCGCTGCAGCGCCTCAAGAATGGCCCGGTCAATGTCATCGAGACGATCCATAGAACGTGCTACCTACCTTGTTTCTCTCGCCGTTCTCGCAACCAAGGGTAGTATAGCACCTTTTGAATAAAATAAGAATAGGTCGAAAGTTGCAGTTTTATAAGAAAATAGTGACGAATCTCCTTTTTTATCCTGAAGGCTTGTTCGATTCATGCATCATTCGACCTCTTGTCATACCAGCGCTTTGAAGTCGCTAGACCAGCGGCAGGTACTGGCGGTTGCCTACCGGGCTATAGCTGCGCCGCTGGATCTGGCCCTGAAGCAGATCGCCCAGGATCTTGGTTACCTCGCGCAGCACCTCGGGCGGCTGCGCACTGAACGAGAGCCGCATGTAGGGGCCAGGGGCCTCGCCCGCAAAAAAGAAGGTGCCGGGCGCAAAGGCCACGCCCTGATCGATCGCGGCCAGGTACAGGTCGCTCACCGACACATGGGCTGGCAGGCGCACCCAGGTCGAAAACCCGCCCTCGGGCATGGTCCAGCGTGTGTCGGATGGGAAATGCCGCGCCATAGCATCCAGCAGCGCGTCGCGGCGCTCGCGGTACACCGGCAGCACCCGGCGCAGGTGCGCGGCGTAGTGCCCGCGCTCGACAAACAGCGCCATCGCGCGCTGCAGCAGCGGCGGCGAGCAGAGGTCGTCGGCCTGCTTGAACACCAGCAGCCGCTGGATGAGCGTGGGGTGCGCCACCACATAGCCCACCCGCGCGCCGGGGATGGCCGTCTTCGAGAAGCTGCTCAGGTAGATCACGAGATCGGCGGGGTCTTGCGCCTTGAGCGATAGCGGCGCGGGCCGGTCGAGCGCGATCTGGGCGTAGATATCATCCTCCACCACCGGCAGGTTGTAGCGCTCGGCCAGCTCCAGCACCGCCGCGCGCCGCTCGGGCGTATAGCAGATGCCGATCGGGTTGTGAAACGCGGGCACGCAGTAGAAGAAGCGCGGGTTGTAGGTGCGTACCATCGCCTCCAGCGCGTCGGGCAGCACGCCCTGGCTGTCGGTGGGCACGCCCACCAGGCGCAGGCCCTGGCGCGACAGCAGGTTGATTGCGCCCACATAGGTGGGGTGCTCCACGAGCACCACATCGCCTAGCGCGGCCATGGCCCGCGCCAGCAGCGCTAGCGCCTGGGTCACGCCGCTGGTCACCAGCACCGCATCTGGCCCGGCCACCACGCCGCGCTGCCGCACCATGTCGGCCAGCACTATGCGCAGCAGCGGCTCGCCCTGGGCGGTGGTGTAGCCCAGCACCGCCTGGCTGTCGTGGGCCAGCGCCTCCTCGATCGCGCGGGTGAACTCGCGGGTGGGGTAGTGCTCCTCGGCGGCGCTGGCCATGGCCAGCGTGCGCATGCCGGGGAGCTGGGCCATCCACAGCATGTCGCTCACCATGCCGTGCGGCGAAAGGTCGCTGCCCAGCGAGGTGCGCTGCACCGCCTGGTCGCGGCGGGCCGACACAAAGGTGCCCTTGCCTACCGTGGCCTCCAGCCACCCCGCGCTCTGCAGCTCGCTATAGGCCGTGTGCACCGTCAGGCGCGTCACGCCCAGCTGCTTGGCCAGCTCGCGCACGGTGGGCAGCCGCGCCCCTGGCGGCAGCGCGTTCGATTTGATCAGCTGCTGGATCTCGTGCATCAGCTGGCGGTAGATCGGCTGGGCGCTCTGTCGATCAAGCTGAAGGTGCATCGGCCATACCTCCTCGCGGTGTGTGGCGCTACTATACCGGAATAGCCTAGGCCTGAAGAGGGACAAGTGAGGACAAATTGATGTGACAATGATTCGATTCTGCAACCATGATTGCCACGCCTTCGTCCATTCTACTGAGCGCAGTATCTCTGTCGGTAGCGATAGAGAAATAGC
It encodes the following:
- a CDS encoding nuclear transport factor 2 family protein, whose protein sequence is MSRSHRRMAVRLVWLGVTVASWAALAACAAGPTASAAQGSEPAAAPTQPAQAPTTTATFLPLVTQPQASEGETPVPTHAPTATATADLLAQPQCYFDAVASEDLDALGECFTPDAEIIDVGRHIRGVDAIRTWADNEVLGGRYSILERTATGAQQVRMLVRFTPPGSSGGFRAYYTFDLAGGKITRADLQYA
- a CDS encoding SDR family oxidoreductase translates to MSEKTVALVTGANRGIGLEVCRQLAQRGITVLLGSRDLRKGEQAASTLARAGGEIYARQLDVADEDSIRALAQWAEAELGHIDILVNNAAIFYDTWQHASHADLAIVQAAFDTNTLGAWRMCRSFLPLLRRSGGARIVNVSSGAGALGDLSGATPAYAISKVALNALTIMLAAELRGSGILVNAVCPGWVATEMGGAGGRPVSEGAAGVVWAATLPSGGPSGGFFRDGRPIAW
- a CDS encoding homoserine dehydrogenase, which encodes MARTVRLVLAGLGNVNRSLIAIFFHQRRLLEERYGLKIAVVGASDSGGAAVEPQGLDLEALVAAKQAGQSVASLPGVGRPGLGGAALIAAVKADVLMEATPVDLKTAQPGLDTTRAALAAGMHVVIANKGPVALAYGELATRSDLGGVASNPRLRFSACVGGFLPSVNVGWRDLRGTNIVQVEAVFNGTTQIILRAMEQGGSFADALRDAQQRGLAETDPTLDIEGWDAANKLVIFANAVLGQPTTLDDVEVMGITRLGAQDLSAAQERGMRVVLLCRAAVGEHGRYDLSVRPTALPLEHPLARMSADEMGVVFHTDIAGRLSFQTLERGPQPTAAAMLRDLIEVTRDMVA
- a CDS encoding EamA family transporter, with protein sequence MGPDASGAAFVHQRYNLVGRNGPASLFLLFASACRRPQKGPRMKAQDTPYAAAPTSALRKALSPALLAFIGLALLWGASFLFIKIGVTGMPPDALVATRLTIAAIVLLGVARASGERLPRGWKIWRDFAVTGVVGLAIPFSLITWGEQEISSGMASILNGTTPLFTALIAYFWMRGERFSPLKLFGLALGFVGVVVAVGIENLTIGSNLLSHLAVMGAAFCYGVSGIYTRRAFAGIPARTVAVGQFVCAAVALVPIALLRHGLPTQLPPAGPLGAVVALALFCTAVAYILYYWLIDHIGATRTSMVTYMVTPLALIYGAAILREPVYLNTIAGLLLVVLGILLANGVIGRRAA
- a CDS encoding Lrp/AsnC family transcriptional regulator; amino-acid sequence: MDRLDDIDRAILEALQRDGRMSITDLAQKVELTPPTVQRRVKLLEEAGYIKGYTAILDPLRVNLPVTAFIFIESVAGCELEEVGKNLCKISGVQELHNLIGEWCFLLKVRATSPQSLEDILHRQIRHTHGVRRTLTILATSSPFETPNVPIPERE
- a CDS encoding PLP-dependent aminotransferase family protein — its product is MHLQLDRQSAQPIYRQLMHEIQQLIKSNALPPGARLPTVRELAKQLGVTRLTVHTAYSELQSAGWLEATVGKGTFVSARRDQAVQRTSLGSDLSPHGMVSDMLWMAQLPGMRTLAMASAAEEHYPTREFTRAIEEALAHDSQAVLGYTTAQGEPLLRIVLADMVRQRGVVAGPDAVLVTSGVTQALALLARAMAALGDVVLVEHPTYVGAINLLSRQGLRLVGVPTDSQGVLPDALEAMVRTYNPRFFYCVPAFHNPIGICYTPERRAAVLELAERYNLPVVEDDIYAQIALDRPAPLSLKAQDPADLVIYLSSFSKTAIPGARVGYVVAHPTLIQRLLVFKQADDLCSPPLLQRAMALFVERGHYAAHLRRVLPVYRERRDALLDAMARHFPSDTRWTMPEGGFSTWVRLPAHVSVSDLYLAAIDQGVAFAPGTFFFAGEAPGPYMRLSFSAQPPEVLREVTKILGDLLQGQIQRRSYSPVGNRQYLPLV